AGGATTCAGACACAAAGATCCTGGGACAGGGAAACAAGAGATCCAGCCAGAGACGGTCCTAGGCAGAGACATCCAGCCAGAATTCCAGAGTCCTGAAACAGAAAGATCCAGACTAATAGTcccaggaagagacagagacagtcccAGGAAAAGAGGGAGCTCCAAAGAGGAGTCAGTCCCAAGCAAAGAGATCCAGGCGGAATGAGACGGTTCCGGGAAGAGAGAcgggagggggcggggaagggggggaaaataGTTGGGTGTAACTGACGACGCTTCCAGACTCAATCCTACTCCCACCTTTTTTCCCCTGGGAGGAGGCACAGACGCAGGCGCAGATGCAGACACCAGTTGGGCGGGGCCACCAACAGATAGCCATCCTCTGGCGCCCCCTGGCCGCCAAGAGGCGAGACTGCTCCCTTTTTCCAGGTCAGAAGGTCAACCTTGGGAAGACTGGAACCAGGCAGCCCTTCCCCCGCCCCGGGCGCAGGCCCTGGAGATGCAGCCGCAGAGAGAACTAGCCGTAACGTAGTTAGGaacctttaatttaaaaaagccaAGCCCCGTCCCCTAcgtccctgcttccctccccgcAGAGGCCGTCCGAGGTCAGAGCCCGCCTGGCGCCGGCAGCTTGCCCGTGACCTTGTTGGAGCACTCCAGCAGGGCGTTGTGGATGTCCTTAGCGCAGCCGATCTGGGCCTTGATCATGCTCAGGTACTGCGGGTAGGGCAGGCTCTCGGCTTGCACTGCGTCCGGCTTGGTGGCCGTGGGCACCAGCGTCGGCGAGTGCTTGGCGCTGTCGTAGCTCTGGGACAGGCACTCGTAGGCCAGGCGCTGCGGGGACAGCGGGGGAGGGGCGCAGAGACCAGACCCCGGGAGTCAGTGCGGAACACGTGGGAGGCTTCCCCAGGGGCGAGCCGATGTCAGTCAAGACAGTCCGGGGCCGGGAATAAGCCCAGCGAAGAAGCCCTGCACCAACACGGGGTCGCCTGGCTGGCTCAGAGCTGCCCTCATTGGTCTGAGAAGGGTAATATTCGCCAGACACACCCAGGGGCCTGCTAGGAGCCTTATGCTCTGCTGGAGAACCTCTAGGTGCTCGAGTGCAGCCCTGTGACCGgggcactcgaggacctagagggccacgggTGGTTCCCCAGCCTTGGCCTTGGCGGATACCCAATTCCCTTGGCTTCCCTTTGTTGCTTTGTTGTaactcagttgtgtctgactcggggcagagatactggagtggtttgtcatttccttctccagttcattttacagataaggaaactgaggccagcaggttaagggacttgctcagggtcacacagctagtaagtgtcaatgccagatttaaactcaggaagatcagtcttctgAACTCCAGGCTGTGGGCTCTGTGCACTAcagggctacctagctgccccagctgccCTTAACACCTCAGTATTTACAGCTGGAAACTAAGTGTGACAAAGACCAGGGGCCCCCACACCATCCCTTGTGGGTCCGTTCATTAGGATGAACAATGcctttagcacggtgcctgacgtACAGTGGGAACCACTCAGTGAATATCAAGCTGAATCGTTCAGCTAAATGGTGAAAAGGTAGTTTCCAAAGCAccaaaagggaaggagaatgaaGTCATCGTTCAACTACAGTAAAATggaatgcaaaatttaaaaagaaaaccatggTTGAAGAAAGGAGACCCTAAATGCCATGGAGAGACAAGGACTCAAGCTTAGAGGAACACACAGGGGGCACAGAACTGGACAAAACAGGCCCAGGCAAAGAATTAGGAGACAATGTACCACGTGTTAAAAGTGGGCCGATGATCAGAGGAAACAGGACGTAAGAAGTGAAAGTGGGAGCCCACTAggtcaaccttttcattttacagatggtcaAACTGAGGTAGAGGCCAAGTGATTTGAACCAGGTCACTGCTTGCTAGGGGCCgccaggtggcgccatagtgcatggagccctgggcctggagtcgggaagactcctcttcccgagttcaagttcaaatctaatcccagacacttactatctgggtgaccctgggcaagtctgtaaaataaactggagaaggaaatggcaaactgccgaagtatctttgccaagaaagccccggacaaagcaaaagtaaaaacagatctaattaaaagagataaaaggaagctacatcctgctaaaaggcaccatagacggtgaagtaatatcattactaaacatataggcaccaagtggtatagcatccaagcTCTTAGAGcaaaagttaagggagttacaggaagaaacagatagCAACACTGCACTAGTGTGGGAcgcgactgaaaatgactgaacaacatattgCTTCCTGGTCCTCAGAGGAGCCCGGGCTGGATTCCAGGTACTGGGGTGGAATGTTGGCAGAATGACCTAGAGGGCTAACTttaagctaggaagacctgggttcaagatctgcctcagacatttagtggctgtgtgaccctgggtaagtaaacTTTCAGGGCCCCTTGCCAATTCAAGTCAACACtggcatttttttaaagagtgctATAAATGTtagcctttattattattattattactattattattgtcataatTACCAGTATCATGGCAAATGCTATCAATATTATATACAAAGATGGGAGAGAAAATTAGCACAAAGTCACTATCCAAAAAGCATCCTGATGAGTTGGGCCAaacctaataaaataaaattcattagaGATTAAAGTAAaggcttctttcttgtttattttgtggttagatttgtctagttctgagagggggaggttaaggTCCCCTACTAGagcagttttgctgtctatttcttcctgtaactcccttaactttgcCTCTGAGAacttggatgctataccacttggtgcatatgtgtttagtaatgatattgcttccttgtctatggtgctttttagcaggatgtagtttccttccttatctcttttaattagatctatttttgcttttgctttgtctgagatcaggattgctacccctgcttttacTTCAGCAGAAGCATAATAGAGtctgctctagccttttacctttttctctgtgtgtatccctctgcttcaaatgtgtttacaagaaacacattcaactagcatttattaagcccttactatgaaCTTGGCATTGGAGACAGATAAAAAGGAAGCAAGCCCACAGCAGGGAAACAACTGGTGTATGCAGGATGTATACAGGGTAAActgagataatcaacagaggaaaggtgTAGACTTTAAAGGAGATCAGGGAAGGTTCCCTAAAGAAAGCGGGATTTAAGCTGGGACTGGAAGAAGCCAgggagcagagatgaggaaggagggcattcctggCAGAAGgcacagccaaaaaaaaaaatgcctggagtgtAGAGATGGATTGTCTAgttggaggaacagcaaggaggccagtatagTTCAGTCACTGAGTTTGTGGAGGGGAGTGTAAGGATACTGGAAAGGTTGAAGGGGGCCTgcttacaaagggctttaaaagccaaacaggttatttaatcctggaggtaagaaggagccactggaatttactgaacaGAGGTGTGACCTGGTCAGCCTTGTGATTTAGGAAGATTATCtgggtagctgagtggaggatgaactgtgCAGGGGAGAGACTCGGGCAGAACCCCCAGCAGCTCCTGTtacagtccaggcatgagggggTGAGGGTCAGCACTAGAGAGATGGCAGtggtggagaagggaaggggcagaCTGCAGAGATGTTGGGAAGACAGAATTGACAGGTCTCGGCAAAGCATTGGATGTGGGGGGTTGAGAACGAGGGAGGAGTCACTGTGGATGATGCTTCTGTTTTGAGGCTAGGTAACTGGGAGAAGGGCAGTGGCTTCAACAATAATGGGAACGTATGGAGAGGGGAGAATTTGGGGGAGAAAACAGTCGTTTGGTTTGGGATGTGGTGAGTCTaaaatgtctacaggacatccaagtTCAAAGATGTCCAACAGACAGATTCTGATGGGGAGAggtcagagctagaaaaatagaTGAGAGAGTCATCCGTGTGCATAGGGGTGATCCCTGAATACTGTGCGTTCCCCAAGACTCTTAAGTTGCAGAGTTAAAAAGTGCTTGCCATCCCTGACAGAGGGAATTCCCCAAAGTCAGTATGGCAAACACCATTCTAAAACTCTGTCAAagtccgggggggggggggtttgctGGAGACACAGAGAGTTGCTAGTACACTGGCCTTGTcgcttctcttccttccctagcttcctctctccttctgtaGCTGCTCTGGCTGTCTTCTCATCTAGCACCCACCTCAGCCCCATTCCCATCCCAACCCTGGACTCATTCCCTACTGACCTGCCCTCAGCCTTGGCCTTTGAGGCAGTATGGTGccaaggatttggagtcagaggtcctgggtttgaatctcagctatGTCATTTACTGCATGTGTGACCtaaggcaaatcacttcccctctccgggcctcagtttccacatctgtaaaatgggactgcaCTCAAGGATCTCTAGAGTCCTTTCTAcagctatgatcctgtgatgcTCCCCATCCCAGCCCTCACCTTATCCCATCCTGCCTCAGCCCTGGCCTCTTCTCATCTTGCACTCCATCTGGTCTAACTTCTTTTCAGACCAGCTCTATCCTTGGCCCCAGCCTCTAGGCCACTGCCCTAAGCCCAGTTCAAAGGCTTTCCTAGTTTTGGTCCTTAAGAGAGGCCCCATCCATACCTTTGGGCTCCCTCCCCAGCTTGGGGTTTGTTCGCTACAAGGAGGCCCTGGCTGAGAAGAGCCCCCCTTCAGTGTCTTTGTAGGGATGCACCCTTTTGGGGTCCTTGATACTGTATGGTCAGCTTCCCCCTTTCCCAgaattaaaaaaccccaaaccctgttGAGGTCCCAGGAGGCCCCAAGGGAAGGGAGCCCCTCAGCCGCAGGGAGAGTATTACCAGGCATAGCTCCAGCTGGTCACAGAGGGCATAGAACTCTTCGAGGCTCTTGTCGAAGCGCTGCAGCCCGCCCTCACTGCTCTTCCTGCCGGGGATGGAACAGAAGAAGCAGCTGAAAAGGGCGAGCTCTGGCTTCCAGGGAAAAGTGCAGACCTTGGGGCACCCTGGGGTCCCTGCTAAGGGCCGGGCATGGTCCAGGGGGCGGGGCATGGCTTGGGGAGTGGAACCAAGCCGTCAGATACTCACTGGCCATTGTCGATGTTGGTATTCTGCACCAGGTTCTGGGCTGCCACCTTCATCAGGTTCTGGCATGGGATGGAGAAGGCGGGGTCATGTTCGGCAAGCCGCTCCCAGAGCCGGAccaacttcccccctccccctagtCTCAGGGTGTCAAACTCTGAAACTCCAGGCACCGCCTCCTTCCAAACCATCGGGCCAATCATCGACCCTGGGATCCACCTAGTTCCACCTTCTCCTCAACTATCGCCCAAGATCTaggcccctcccccccaaccggTCTTACTAGACCTCCCACAGTCCGCATGCGCAGATCTGTGGGGGCGGCAGCTCTAGCCTAATCATTCCTCCATTCCCAGGCTCCAGCGCTCTCGtagtccctcctcctcccctgttTGCTGCCAATCCCTGGGTTAGCGACGCCAAACATCCAACCCCAGACTCTTTAACGATCCCGCCCCCTCGACAGCCCACCCACCAATGGCCACCCCCGCCTCGTGTCTGGACCCACCTCCCTCGGGGTTGGGGGCCAATCACCTGTAGGCTCTCTTTAAGCTGAGGAATCAGGAGCTTGTAACGCTGCACAGGGTCGAagtcctgctgctgctgctgtaggAGGCCGCTCTGAGCCGCCTGGATCTGTGAGGCCGCTACAAGCTGTGCCGAGGGAGGCTGCTGCTGCGGTGCCTGAGCCTGCGGGGGCCCCGGAACCGAGGCACCAGTCGATCCTGGGCCGGAGACGCCGGCCGTAGGCGCTTGCGGAGGCTGCGGCGCCGGCTGCGTTGGTGGCGGTGCcgccatcttttcttccttttatccgCCGCCTCCAGTTGGTCACAACCTCGGTCACTCAAGGCGATCGCGGATGTGCGTCATTTTTAGGCCTCGCCTTGGCTAACCGATCAATCCCAGCCTCCGAGGAGGGACATTTGGGCcgcctcttccctctccatcattACAATTCGTGCAAAACCGACCAATCACAACCTTCTCCCTCCTGAAAAACCCGCCTCCTCCCACTGTGGCCAATCCGTCgccgatttaaaaaaaaattaaatccgaACTACGTTTCCCAGAAGGCATTTCGCCCGCCATCGGTAGTTTGGGCCTTGAGTCCCGCTGGGTCCTCGTTGCCGCCGCCGCTAGGGAGGCCGGGAGGCGGAGCGGCCCACGGGGTTGCCTAGAGAGCCGCCTGCGTGGCTCGCGGGCTGGATCTGGCCCACTTCGCGACTGGTAGTCCTCCTCGTCGTCGTCATGGCGCCTACCATCCAAACCCAGGCCCAGAGGGAAGACGGCCACAGGTGAGAGCGCTGCACCGCCCCCCACCCCGgccacccccccccactccccgccccTGGAACGGAGGGCCAGCGGAGCGCTACAGACGTCACTGACCCTCCCCGTGACGTCAGCGCACCCCGGTTCTCGGTGACGTCACTGAGTCCTCACCATCCTGAGCTGCTACCCCTTGTTACGAATGGCGACCCCCGcgtttctttcctcttcctctcttgagAGGCTTCTGAAGGGCCTAGCCCAGTCAACGCATTGAGATCCCCTCACCCAGCGCTTTGAGATCGCATCCTTTGGACTCTTTGTAGAGGGGCTGCTAGCTCAGGGAGAGGTGCCCGGGGAGGGGAGGTGCAGGCATCCCCGCGTGGGGCAAAAATGACCCGAATCCTTGTGTCCCCCCAGACCCAACTCCCATAGGACTCTGCCGGAGAGGTGAGTGCAGGGATCGGGGGACCCCGGGGCTGACATGTGTGTGTACTCTTgcggggctggagggagggatgaCCTACATCTGTGCTGGTGGGGTCGGAGAGCGCACCTGTTATGGATCTTTTGCTCCCAGGTCTGGTGTGGTCTGTCGAGTTAAGTACTGTAACAGTCTTCCAGACATCCCTTTTGATCCCAAGTTCATCACCTACCCCTTTGACCAAAACAGGTGAGTATGGCTCTGACCCCTTCCCCTCCAGGACTTCCTAAGACCTCAGAGTCCCTGGGCAGAGGTTACCGATCCAGCAGGCCCAGAAAGACAGGTCTGGCCCTGCCTCTCCCTGTCTGCTCTGCAAGGGGGCGGGGGTGTCTTCTGGGATGAGGACAGAAGTTCTATGTTGAGGGGAAGACAGGAGAGCCCCAGAAGATCTCAGTCCCTTCCTCTAGGAGAAAGCCTGGTCTCTTACACCTTTCCTCTCCCAGATTCGTCCAGTATAAGGCAACATCTCTAGAAAAGCAGCACAAACATGATCTGCTCACAGAGCCAGACCTGGGAGTCACTATCGATCTCATCAATCCTGACACCTACCGAATCGACCCTAATGGTGAGGCACtggggggagatggggaaagaCTTGGAGAAACCTGTTGTCAGGCCAGACACTCTCCCCGCCTCACAATTCAACTTGTTCCAGTTCTCCTAGATCCAGCAGATGAGAAATTACTTGAAGAAGAAATCCAGGCCCCAACCAGCTCCAAAAGGTAATGTTTTTCTAGGGGGGGCCCTCAGCTCAGCTGTCAAGGGAAGGTCTGGCTGCAATACGGGAAGGTCTTGAAACCCATCCTGGCTTCTCCTCCCCCAGGTCCCAGCAGCATGCAAAAGTGGTCCCCTGGATGAGAAAGACAGAATACATCTCTACGGAGTTCAACCGTTATGGTGTCTCTAATGAGAAGCCAGAAGTCAAGTAAGGGGTGACAGGACAGAGGGGCTGTGGGAGGGGGGGGAATGCGTGCCCTCCATTTCACGGGCTCATTTCTCTCCCCTAGAATCGGGGTGTCTGTGAAGCAGCAGTTCACTGAGGAGGAGATCTACAAAGATCGTGACAGCCAGATCACAGCCATTGAGAAGACTTTTGAGGATGCCCAGAAGTCGGTAATGGGGGGCAGAGACAAGGAGCTGATTCTGGGGGGGGGGTCTTGAAGCCCCATTTTCATGAATTCTTCTGCTCCTTAGATTTCTCAACACTATAGCAAGCCGAGAGTGACACCAGTAGAGGTGATGCCTGTTTTCCCAGATTTCAAGGTCAGTCTGAGAAAatctggaggtgggagggaagaagctGAGTCTCTTGGCCTTCTCTGAACCCCCTTTCCCATCTCTTCCTAGATGTGGATCAATCCCTGTGCCCAAGTGATCTTTGACTCAGATCCAGCCCCCAAGGACACCAGTGGTTCTGCAGCCTTGGAGATGATGTCTCAAGCTATGATCAGGCAAGTCTAGGTAGATGGTGGTGCCTCCCCCAGTGCATCTGTCCTTCCCTTCCAACACTCTCCCTCGACCCTCCAGGGGAATGATGGACGAGGAGGGCAACCAGTTTGTGGCCTACTTTCTGCCAGTGGAAGAGACCATGAGGAAGCGCAAACGTGATCAGGAAGAGGAGATGGACTACGCGCCAGATGATGTGTAAGTGGCAGGGCCGATGGTCACAGGGCCAGAAGGCAGGACCTGGGGAAGGAAGGGCTGACCACCATCTGACTATCCCTCCACAGCTATGATTATAAGATTGCAAGGGAGTACAACTGGAACGTGAAGAACAAGGCCAGCAAGGGCTATGAAGAAAACTACTTCTTCATCTTCCGAGAAGGCGACGGTGTCTATTACAATGAGTTGGAAACCAGGTATGTGGTGTCACCCTCACCCCTTCTGCCCAGTTGTGGCCTCAGGCTGGGTCCCTGATCCACCCTTTGCCCTCCCTGTAGGGTCCGTCTCAGTAAACGTCGGGCCAAGGCCGGAGTGCAGTCCGGCACCAATGCCTTATTGGTGGTCAAGCATCGGGATATG
This Trichosurus vulpecula isolate mTriVul1 chromosome 2, mTriVul1.pri, whole genome shotgun sequence DNA region includes the following protein-coding sequences:
- the MED29 gene encoding mediator of RNA polymerase II transcription subunit 29, encoding MAAPPPTQPAPQPPQAPTAGVSGPGSTGASVPGPPQAQAPQQQPPSAQLVAASQIQAAQSGLLQQQQQDFDPVQRYKLLIPQLKESLQNLMKVAAQNLVQNTNIDNGQKSSEGGLQRFDKSLEEFYALCDQLELCLRLAYECLSQSYDSAKHSPTLVPTATKPDAVQAESLPYPQYLSMIKAQIGCAKDIHNALLECSNKVTGKLPAPGGL
- the PAF1 gene encoding RNA polymerase II-associated factor 1 homolog → MAPTIQTQAQREDGHRPNSHRTLPERSGVVCRVKYCNSLPDIPFDPKFITYPFDQNRFVQYKATSLEKQHKHDLLTEPDLGVTIDLINPDTYRIDPNVLLDPADEKLLEEEIQAPTSSKRSQQHAKVVPWMRKTEYISTEFNRYGVSNEKPEVKIGVSVKQQFTEEEIYKDRDSQITAIEKTFEDAQKSISQHYSKPRVTPVEVMPVFPDFKMWINPCAQVIFDSDPAPKDTSGSAALEMMSQAMIRGMMDEEGNQFVAYFLPVEETMRKRKRDQEEEMDYAPDDVYDYKIAREYNWNVKNKASKGYEENYFFIFREGDGVYYNELETRVRLSKRRAKAGVQSGTNALLVVKHRDMNEKELEAQEARKAQLENHEPEEEEEEELELEKEAPGSDEEREKGSGSEKEASEEEEEEHSGSESDRGEEEKEESEKSGSGEDEAEEESSEDEARAARDKEEIFGSDADSEDDEEEDEEEEDGGGRARGSGEDEDEESGSEGGPGRRSPSPAFLSASDHSAQEDGSEGGASDSSEEASDSD